A window of Leptospira hartskeerlii contains these coding sequences:
- the pilM gene encoding pilus assembly protein PilM yields the protein MFLYEKFLTVDYGTNSVKGVLFQRVAGNLTLLRAESMPISRMEEKEYETNVLRFINTYFAEEHAIVLCLSLDRLFVREISIPLTTEKAVREVIPFEIESRVPFPMETVEVLGSVWRIDQEKSDVITYTSHHSEFDTLASPFLESSLVFRGIFVDSICLGSIISKHLHKEIQFANVAQLDIGGKKSILNVTKDGKIAHTRFLSVGGDTLTEEIAKALKIPKDKAEALKTSIQFEPFHSPEDGLNLFAKEYKLKVADIKKAFVIVQEFFTSLSEEVRRSFLSLEETERPEAIYLSGEGSKIKDLESFLGEDLGIQARRYDFLSADPDRFATCYGMAYHLIQSKKAKIDFLETPYVKRLNKNLFDISIFKPHIILSSVSFVLLIGVFFLGIISDKRKLAAANKILAEKVKSSTGSSVPSNRDPIEFAKSLRDGAERKTELYRKYLSKPSVLDVLHEISLKFPDPGMQPFLFQSITYDNGSVSIQGAVNEISEIGKVQDSLARSPMFKNVKLDSNRPNFGLKTFKVSFVIKMEVTSKIEEND from the coding sequence ATGTTCTTATACGAAAAGTTTTTAACCGTAGATTACGGTACAAATTCCGTAAAGGGTGTACTGTTCCAAAGAGTGGCAGGGAACCTAACTTTGCTTAGAGCGGAATCCATGCCTATCTCCAGAATGGAAGAAAAGGAGTACGAAACAAACGTACTTCGTTTTATAAACACCTATTTTGCGGAAGAACATGCCATCGTTCTTTGTCTTTCTTTAGATAGACTTTTCGTAAGAGAAATCTCTATTCCTTTAACCACCGAAAAAGCGGTGAGAGAAGTGATCCCTTTCGAGATAGAAAGTAGAGTTCCTTTTCCGATGGAAACTGTGGAAGTATTGGGTTCCGTTTGGAGGATCGATCAGGAAAAATCGGACGTAATTACCTATACTTCTCATCATTCGGAATTCGATACATTAGCTTCTCCTTTTTTAGAATCCAGTCTTGTATTTCGCGGGATCTTTGTGGATTCAATATGTTTGGGTTCTATCATCTCCAAACACTTACATAAAGAGATACAATTTGCAAATGTCGCCCAGTTGGATATAGGCGGCAAAAAATCCATCTTGAATGTAACTAAGGATGGAAAGATTGCTCATACTCGTTTTCTTTCCGTGGGTGGAGATACTCTTACGGAAGAAATCGCCAAAGCATTAAAGATCCCTAAAGATAAGGCTGAGGCCTTAAAGACCAGTATACAATTCGAACCATTCCATTCTCCGGAAGACGGTTTGAATCTATTTGCAAAAGAATACAAACTCAAAGTTGCAGATATCAAAAAGGCATTTGTCATTGTTCAGGAATTTTTTACATCCTTAAGCGAAGAAGTGCGCAGAAGTTTCCTTTCTTTAGAAGAAACGGAAAGACCCGAGGCAATTTATCTTTCGGGAGAAGGAAGTAAGATCAAGGACCTGGAATCCTTTTTAGGAGAAGACCTAGGTATCCAGGCCAGAAGATACGATTTCTTAAGCGCTGACCCGGACAGATTTGCCACTTGTTATGGAATGGCTTATCACCTCATTCAATCTAAAAAAGCTAAAATAGATTTTTTAGAAACCCCTTATGTCAAAAGATTAAACAAGAACTTATTCGACATTAGCATATTCAAACCTCATATTATATTGAGCTCGGTTTCTTTTGTACTTTTGATCGGTGTATTTTTCTTGGGTATTATTTCGGATAAAAGAAAACTCGCAGCCGCAAATAAGATCCTAGCTGAAAAAGTAAAATCTAGCACAGGTTCCAGTGTTCCTTCTAACAGAGATCCAATAGAGTTTGCAAAAAGCCTAAGAGATGGTGCGGAAAGAAAAACTGAACTCTACAGAAAGTATCTTTCCAAACCGAGTGTGCTAGACGTACTACATGAGATTTCCTTAAAGTTTCCAGATCCAGGAATGCAACCATTCTTATTCCAAAGTATCACTTACGATAATGGTTCAGTATCCATCCAAGGCGCAGTAAATGAGATCTCAGAAATCGGAAAAGTACAGGACTCTTTGGCGCGTTCCCCCATGTTTAAAAATGTAAAATTAGATAGCAACCGTCCGAATTTCGGACTCAAAACGTTTAAAGTCTCCTTTGTGATCAAAATGGAGGTGACCTCTAAAATCGAAGAAAACGATTAA
- a CDS encoding type II secretion system protein: protein MGPRAKGRIRSGFTLIELGVAVFLIGVMFALVLPSLVNLLTPGAQEEAMLLHDVVNFCFRRAKINQRTVYLELNVDTETYTILDMERDETGLKEVPVFKDRELPSSSAIVDVMDGRGYRYNTGKIRIPFSPMAVAEDFYIHLGPDPEITRTLIIKRYGGKSEIEDGEVVVSKEQLEEYKRSEQYGTSKF, encoded by the coding sequence ATGGGCCCAAGAGCGAAAGGCCGGATCCGTTCCGGCTTCACATTGATCGAATTAGGAGTCGCAGTATTCCTGATCGGAGTGATGTTCGCTCTTGTGCTTCCCTCTTTAGTAAATTTACTAACACCAGGCGCCCAAGAAGAAGCGATGTTATTGCATGACGTCGTGAACTTCTGTTTCAGAAGGGCGAAGATCAACCAAAGAACCGTCTATCTAGAGTTAAACGTAGATACTGAAACGTATACCATCCTAGACATGGAAAGGGACGAGACTGGCTTGAAAGAAGTTCCAGTATTCAAAGATAGAGAACTCCCAAGCTCTTCCGCAATCGTAGATGTGATGGATGGAAGAGGTTATAGATATAATACGGGAAAGATCCGCATTCCATTCTCTCCTATGGCAGTAGCGGAAGATTTTTATATCCATTTAGGTCCCGATCCGGAAATCACAAGAACGCTGATCATCAAACGTTATGGTGGAAAATCGGAAATTGAGGACGGGGAAGTTGTAGTTTCCAAGGAACAATTGGAAGAATACAAACGTAGCGAGCAATATGGCACGAGTAAGTTTTAA
- a CDS encoding general secretion pathway protein GspK — translation MNSGLGFKGKRFSRRRGAIVMLLVGGIGVAALTTTLDFAERSMAEYKISQGEMSGFKASLLAKAGFQGALAALRKIPEEQLYQSGIGLNPPPVPMGGGWIYYKIQGEDGKINLNSIFNADTKELNLRNQEMAQRLLERLGMKKELFNPVVDWLDDDSQGNFEISYYEKLTPPRKIKNAYMYSLSELTSVKGFDPKIVYGSQKPPDYEQKYSKDFMSDEERSLIGESDFVLANNLTAFVPFQRNYDDRINLNAAPYFVLMSLSDFMNRQSVLQIMKMKIKKGGYLKEIKDLETIPEFQVPSVGGLSLYKELAGEGTDVSGGRIKTKGEIFRISAVGEVERNYNSKKSSDVMKGPKIVRRITGIFDLTNNLMLYYRED, via the coding sequence ATGAATTCAGGTCTTGGTTTTAAAGGCAAAAGATTCTCTAGAAGAAGGGGAGCAATCGTTATGCTCCTTGTCGGAGGGATAGGTGTAGCTGCCTTAACCACTACCTTAGATTTTGCGGAAAGATCGATGGCGGAATATAAAATTTCCCAAGGAGAAATGTCAGGCTTCAAAGCTTCTCTTTTGGCAAAGGCTGGATTCCAAGGAGCCTTGGCTGCGCTCAGAAAAATCCCGGAAGAACAACTCTACCAATCTGGAATAGGTCTGAACCCACCTCCGGTTCCAATGGGAGGAGGTTGGATCTATTATAAGATCCAGGGAGAAGATGGAAAAATTAATTTAAATTCTATCTTCAATGCGGACACGAAAGAATTAAATTTAAGAAACCAAGAAATGGCCCAAAGACTTCTGGAACGTTTGGGAATGAAGAAAGAGCTTTTCAATCCTGTAGTAGATTGGTTGGACGATGATAGCCAGGGAAATTTCGAAATTTCATACTATGAAAAACTGACTCCGCCTAGAAAGATCAAAAACGCGTACATGTATTCTCTTTCAGAGCTTACCTCAGTAAAAGGGTTCGATCCTAAAATAGTGTATGGCTCTCAAAAACCTCCGGACTACGAACAAAAGTATTCCAAGGATTTTATGTCCGACGAGGAAAGAAGCCTGATAGGGGAGTCCGATTTTGTTCTGGCAAATAATTTAACCGCATTTGTGCCCTTCCAGAGAAACTATGACGATAGAATCAACTTGAACGCGGCGCCGTACTTCGTTTTAATGTCTCTATCCGATTTTATGAACCGCCAATCCGTTCTTCAGATCATGAAAATGAAAATCAAAAAGGGCGGCTACCTGAAGGAGATTAAGGATCTGGAAACCATTCCAGAATTCCAAGTGCCTTCCGTTGGTGGACTCTCCCTCTACAAAGAATTAGCAGGAGAAGGAACCGATGTCTCCGGTGGAAGGATCAAAACAAAAGGCGAAATATTTCGGATCAGTGCAGTCGGGGAAGTAGAAAGAAACTATAATAGTAAAAAAAGTTCCGATGTTATGAAAGGACCTAAAATCGTACGTAGGATCACCGGAATTTTTGACCTGACCAATAACCTGATGCTATATTATAGAGAAGATTAA
- a CDS encoding type II secretion system F family protein, with product MALYTYTAFNKKGKEEKGIIDAPNIQSARAKLKSKGFYVRQISEDAERKDRELFPFLARLLYRVPKKIIGLFSRQLGTLLGAGIPLDKSLSSIIEQTDHEVFRKVVIAMQADITEGSSLSDSMRKHPDVFPNQYPSLVSVGERTGDYETALMRLAEMEEKNLQLKGKVTTALVYPGIIFCLLQIVIIFLLTTVVPQIEHLFVEFNATLPVITRIVIGSSRILTGYWFLIFPMIGAGVVGFFFYKSTPEGKEKWEKFVLKIPIIRTLNKKVLISNFARNLGILLTNRVPLIISLQIVEQIVNHSVFGQEIRNACDRIREGEKLSAAFTGSEILPQLVIGMMSAGEVSDRVPEMLNKLAEIYDQEVDSALKNATQAIEPLMLVFMGFAIGIIMAAIIVPMFSLTQNLQGI from the coding sequence ATGGCACTTTATACTTACACTGCGTTTAACAAGAAAGGAAAGGAAGAAAAGGGAATTATAGATGCCCCAAATATCCAATCCGCAAGAGCTAAACTTAAAAGCAAAGGTTTTTACGTTCGCCAAATTTCCGAAGATGCAGAACGAAAAGACAGAGAACTTTTTCCATTCTTAGCTAGACTTCTTTATAGAGTTCCTAAAAAGATCATAGGTCTTTTTTCCAGACAACTCGGAACTCTTTTAGGCGCAGGTATTCCTCTAGATAAATCGCTATCCAGTATCATCGAACAGACAGATCACGAAGTATTTCGCAAAGTTGTGATCGCAATGCAGGCGGACATTACCGAAGGAAGTTCCTTATCAGATTCGATGAGAAAACATCCGGACGTATTTCCAAATCAATATCCTTCTCTTGTTTCAGTTGGAGAAAGAACAGGTGATTACGAAACTGCGCTCATGCGTCTCGCCGAGATGGAAGAAAAAAACCTACAGTTAAAAGGTAAGGTCACCACTGCACTTGTTTATCCTGGAATTATTTTCTGCCTTTTACAGATCGTAATTATATTTCTTCTCACCACAGTTGTTCCCCAGATTGAACATCTATTCGTAGAGTTTAATGCAACCCTTCCGGTAATTACTCGGATCGTGATCGGAAGTTCCAGAATCCTGACAGGGTATTGGTTTTTGATCTTTCCTATGATAGGTGCCGGAGTTGTGGGCTTCTTCTTTTATAAATCCACACCGGAAGGTAAGGAAAAATGGGAAAAGTTCGTTCTTAAGATCCCAATTATTAGAACACTCAATAAAAAAGTGCTTATCTCCAATTTTGCGAGGAACTTAGGGATCCTCCTTACAAATAGAGTGCCTCTCATAATTTCTCTCCAAATTGTGGAACAGATCGTTAATCACTCCGTTTTCGGACAGGAAATCCGAAACGCATGCGATAGAATTCGAGAAGGAGAGAAACTTTCCGCTGCATTCACAGGGTCAGAGATATTGCCACAACTAGTTATTGGTATGATGTCTGCCGGAGAAGTTTCCGACAGGGTGCCTGAGATGTTGAATAAGCTTGCGGAAATTTACGACCAAGAAGTGGATTCAGCTTTGAAGAATGCGACACAGGCAATCGAACCTCTGATGCTCGTTTTTATGGGTTTTGCGATTGGTATCATTATGGCGGCGATCATCGTTCCGATGTTCAGCTTGACCCAAAACTTGCAAGGTATATAA
- the gspD gene encoding type II secretion system secretin GspD, with the protein MRKTDLRSRYLRNATFAFLLLLSVNEGLLSQASKKGSKRSTTPSAEDTKEKTFYANWRDTELNDFLKGMSAILKKNILLDESLKGKKITIISQKEIPIKNAFPFMKAVLESMGFAIVEEVDLITIVKLKDALARSPYVRVGKEPIPETEALDNRIITQIIPVENVKPEELEPILKRLTSPNTDIIVYRNTNTIVLSGSTADINKLLTLVNELDVRPDETTPGAVASAGDVHIYTLEFNEAEKIAATLIKLDSPNVGDQPIPSGAPGAPPPPAPKVEKIKAVAHKESNSVIVTATEAEWNEIRKIIRVLDSARKQVLLEVLIVELSSTDTNDFGIDWRFQGQGPYSQFNSGLAKEGNIINSSGRINPNLNTLSGFSLGFVQAGAQQILGILSANQGNENFNVLSAPQVLTLDNQEAEINVGQDVPVRTQSRNAGLGGANAVTVDNYEYRPTGIKLKFTPHVNKNNRITLDLLQEIKNIASIALAGGNPTFNRREVKTTITIDNRQTIVIGGLISNDKQKRLIKIPLLGDIPYLGWIFRRTTEQLKKTNLMVFITPHILDNRELADKMTVKKKLQQERYEIERERVLNKEATIKERGE; encoded by the coding sequence ATGCGCAAAACAGATTTACGATCCAGATATTTGAGAAACGCCACATTTGCGTTTTTACTTCTTCTTTCGGTGAACGAAGGTTTACTCTCCCAGGCTTCCAAAAAAGGAAGTAAGAGAAGTACGACCCCGTCTGCAGAAGATACAAAAGAAAAAACCTTTTACGCTAACTGGAGAGATACGGAACTTAATGATTTTCTAAAAGGGATGAGCGCAATCCTAAAGAAAAACATACTTTTGGATGAGAGTTTAAAAGGTAAGAAGATCACGATCATCTCCCAAAAAGAGATACCGATCAAAAACGCATTTCCATTCATGAAGGCAGTTTTGGAATCCATGGGATTCGCGATCGTAGAAGAAGTGGATCTGATCACTATCGTAAAATTGAAGGATGCACTTGCCAGATCTCCTTATGTTAGAGTGGGTAAGGAGCCAATCCCTGAAACGGAAGCGTTGGATAATCGTATTATCACTCAGATCATTCCGGTAGAGAACGTAAAGCCGGAAGAATTGGAACCTATCTTAAAAAGATTAACTTCTCCTAATACAGATATTATCGTTTATAGAAATACGAATACAATCGTTCTTTCAGGTTCTACCGCTGACATCAATAAGCTTCTCACTTTAGTAAATGAGTTGGATGTAAGACCGGATGAGACTACTCCTGGAGCAGTTGCCTCTGCCGGCGATGTTCATATTTATACCTTAGAATTTAATGAAGCGGAGAAGATCGCGGCTACTCTGATCAAATTGGATAGTCCAAACGTAGGCGACCAACCTATACCAAGCGGAGCGCCTGGCGCTCCACCTCCTCCTGCTCCTAAAGTAGAGAAGATCAAAGCAGTAGCCCATAAAGAATCCAATTCAGTGATCGTTACTGCGACCGAAGCAGAATGGAACGAGATCCGTAAAATTATCCGAGTTCTGGATTCTGCTAGAAAGCAAGTATTGTTGGAAGTTTTGATAGTAGAACTTTCTTCCACAGATACAAATGACTTCGGTATTGACTGGAGATTCCAAGGGCAGGGCCCTTATAGCCAGTTCAACTCAGGACTTGCTAAAGAAGGAAATATTATTAACTCAAGCGGTAGGATCAACCCGAACCTAAACACATTATCCGGTTTCTCTCTTGGATTCGTGCAAGCCGGAGCGCAACAGATCTTAGGGATCTTAAGTGCAAACCAAGGAAATGAGAACTTCAACGTATTGTCTGCTCCACAAGTTCTCACATTGGATAACCAAGAAGCTGAGATCAACGTTGGACAGGACGTTCCAGTTAGGACCCAAAGCCGTAACGCAGGTCTTGGTGGTGCAAACGCAGTAACAGTTGACAACTACGAATATCGCCCGACCGGTATTAAGTTAAAATTCACCCCTCACGTGAATAAAAATAACCGAATCACTTTAGATCTTTTACAAGAGATCAAAAACATCGCCTCCATCGCGCTTGCGGGAGGAAACCCTACATTTAATAGAAGGGAAGTGAAGACCACCATCACCATCGACAACAGACAAACGATCGTGATCGGGGGCTTGATCTCCAACGATAAACAAAAACGTCTGATCAAGATCCCATTACTGGGAGATATTCCTTATCTGGGTTGGATCTTCCGTAGAACTACCGAACAATTAAAAAAGACCAATTTGATGGTTTTTATCACGCCACATATCTTGGACAATCGTGAACTTGCTGATAAGATGACTGTTAAGAAGAAGTTACAGCAAGAAAGATACGAAATTGAAAGGGAAAGGGTCCTAAATAAGGAAGCCACTATCAAGGAACGCGGAGAATAA
- a CDS encoding type II secretion system protein GspG, producing MKTGNKRRKGFTLIELAIVVAILGALMTIILVSVDFGGVSIETAKMKIKKDKQELRLHLERYASKFGSYPSEEQGLDALVEKPTTGEIPETWIPMVSSKDSIKDPWKNPYKLRYDGAGEIQIITFGQDKTEGGEGLNSDFDITKEEQYPPQFTSAGSKK from the coding sequence TTGAAAACGGGAAACAAACGGAGAAAAGGATTCACTCTTATCGAATTAGCGATCGTCGTCGCCATCTTAGGTGCTTTGATGACTATCATTCTTGTCAGCGTGGATTTCGGCGGAGTGAGCATCGAAACCGCAAAGATGAAGATCAAAAAAGATAAACAGGAACTTAGATTACATCTAGAAAGATATGCTTCCAAATTCGGAAGTTATCCAAGTGAAGAGCAAGGACTTGATGCGTTAGTCGAAAAACCGACTACCGGAGAAATTCCTGAGACTTGGATCCCTATGGTGAGCAGCAAGGATTCTATCAAAGATCCATGGAAGAACCCGTACAAACTTAGATACGACGGTGCAGGTGAGATCCAGATCATCACTTTCGGTCAGGATAAAACAGAAGGTGGAGAAGGTTTAAACTCAGACTTCGATATCACAAAAGAAGAACAGTATCCTCCTCAATTCACTTCAGCCGGCTCTAAAAAATAA
- a CDS encoding type II secretion system protein GspJ, giving the protein MGNFYLHSAFLKLLRKRRRSGFTLIELTIVAALLGVLLGMVFGTYATILKVTRPTSGTEGVDREQAISVIENIRSTLTMAFYFQTEKNLVFVSRKGRKSEDGPRHPGESTKDHFIVFAAVHPNSEEVALPEVREVEYYLKQKDGTDYYKLMRREDEIVDRYPFVGGQEYELLDNVKSLSFKFSKTGKEWEEEWDSFQRKSIPRLIRIEIIANMGNKERRFETLAFPGMLMK; this is encoded by the coding sequence ATGGGAAATTTTTATCTACATTCCGCTTTTCTAAAACTTCTTCGGAAAAGAAGAAGGTCCGGATTTACTCTGATAGAATTAACCATTGTCGCAGCTTTATTAGGCGTGCTTCTTGGAATGGTTTTCGGGACTTATGCTACGATCCTAAAAGTCACTCGTCCTACTTCAGGAACGGAAGGCGTAGACAGAGAACAGGCAATCTCCGTTATCGAAAATATTCGAAGCACATTGACCATGGCCTTCTATTTTCAAACGGAAAAAAATCTAGTCTTTGTAAGTAGAAAAGGACGCAAATCGGAAGATGGACCAAGACACCCTGGAGAAAGTACTAAGGATCATTTTATAGTGTTTGCAGCGGTCCATCCTAACTCGGAGGAAGTTGCACTTCCTGAAGTACGAGAAGTAGAATATTATCTAAAACAAAAAGACGGAACTGATTATTATAAATTAATGAGAAGGGAAGATGAGATTGTGGATCGTTACCCTTTCGTAGGCGGACAAGAATACGAATTATTGGATAATGTAAAATCTCTCTCCTTTAAATTTTCCAAAACAGGAAAAGAATGGGAAGAAGAATGGGATTCCTTCCAAAGAAAAAGTATCCCTCGTCTTATAAGAATAGAGATCATCGCAAATATGGGAAACAAGGAAAGACGTTTTGAAACTCTTGCCTTCCCAGGGATGCTTATGAAATGA
- the gspE gene encoding type II secretion system ATPase GspE, whose protein sequence is MKTLGDILVEDGVISAKDLEDSLKLQKKNHLPLGHILQKKGIAGEVDVLKAMARLYKMEFREKLDFKGMEEVYDRIPLKLIQKSKIVPFELNKKNVKIAVSDPTDLHPMDDVRTALKEFKIEFILAPEPEVMRLIHSQFDTTSAAAKDLLNEMEGSFSELAEGFDNETIDLSDDAPIIKMVNVILSQAVNERASDIHVEPYEKSLVVRYRIDGILHNVLTPPKSYHAGITSRIKIMSNLNIAENRLPQDGRIKLRLAGKDVDIRVSTIPCQFGERIVMRLLNKTDQKYSLETMGFYPDLVKTLRTLIYEPHGIILVTGPTGSGKSTTLYSALTELNTEERNIITCEDPVEYQIDGVSQMQMQEKIGLTFATGLRAILRQDPDVIMVGEIRDEETARIAIQASLTGHLVFSTLHTNDAASAATRLVDMGIEPYLITSTVLGFMAQRLVRTICKECKISYKPTPQELESIGISKKELKGGLLYKGKGCSHCMNTGFKGRTGVYELLIINTPIKNAILAGSDTNKINDIALENGFATMRDYGIRKVLDGVTTPDEVLRVT, encoded by the coding sequence GTGAAAACTCTAGGTGATATTCTCGTAGAAGACGGGGTCATATCCGCCAAGGATCTAGAAGACTCCCTCAAGCTACAAAAAAAGAATCATTTACCTTTAGGACATATTCTTCAGAAAAAAGGGATCGCGGGAGAAGTAGACGTTCTCAAGGCGATGGCCCGATTATACAAAATGGAATTCAGAGAAAAACTGGATTTCAAGGGTATGGAAGAAGTTTACGACCGTATCCCTCTTAAACTCATCCAAAAAAGTAAAATAGTTCCTTTCGAACTAAATAAGAAGAATGTTAAAATTGCGGTGTCCGATCCTACGGATCTTCACCCGATGGATGATGTACGTACTGCATTAAAAGAATTTAAAATAGAATTCATACTCGCGCCTGAACCGGAAGTGATGAGACTCATTCACTCCCAGTTCGATACTACTTCCGCAGCTGCAAAAGACCTTCTGAATGAAATGGAAGGTAGTTTCTCCGAACTTGCGGAAGGTTTCGATAACGAAACTATCGATCTTTCTGATGATGCTCCTATCATCAAGATGGTGAACGTGATCCTTTCTCAAGCAGTAAACGAGAGAGCTTCGGATATTCACGTAGAACCATACGAAAAAAGTCTAGTGGTCCGATACAGGATAGACGGTATTCTTCATAACGTATTAACTCCTCCTAAGTCTTATCATGCGGGAATTACCTCTCGTATTAAGATCATGTCCAACCTGAACATCGCAGAGAACAGATTACCCCAAGACGGTAGGATCAAACTCAGACTTGCAGGAAAAGATGTGGATATCCGGGTTTCTACTATCCCTTGTCAGTTCGGAGAACGTATCGTTATGCGTCTCTTGAATAAGACGGATCAGAAATATTCCCTGGAGACAATGGGATTTTATCCGGATCTTGTTAAAACACTTCGCACTCTTATCTACGAACCCCACGGTATTATATTAGTTACGGGCCCTACCGGATCCGGAAAATCCACCACATTGTATTCTGCTTTGACCGAGCTCAATACTGAAGAAAGAAATATCATCACATGTGAAGACCCGGTGGAATACCAAATAGACGGTGTTTCTCAAATGCAGATGCAGGAAAAGATCGGGCTTACATTTGCAACAGGACTCCGTGCAATTCTACGTCAGGACCCGGACGTAATCATGGTAGGGGAGATCCGGGACGAAGAGACTGCGAGGATCGCTATCCAAGCTTCCTTAACAGGTCACTTAGTGTTTTCTACTTTGCACACGAATGATGCTGCTTCTGCTGCAACAAGACTTGTGGATATGGGGATTGAACCTTATCTGATTACTTCTACTGTTTTGGGATTTATGGCCCAAAGACTTGTAAGAACTATATGCAAAGAATGTAAAATTTCCTATAAACCAACGCCTCAAGAATTGGAATCTATCGGAATTTCCAAAAAGGAACTGAAAGGTGGGCTTTTATACAAAGGAAAAGGTTGTTCTCACTGTATGAACACTGGATTTAAAGGAAGAACGGGAGTTTACGAACTTCTGATCATCAATACTCCGATCAAAAATGCCATACTCGCGGGATCCGATACGAATAAGATAAATGATATCGCCTTAGAAAACGGATTTGCTACCATGAGAGATTATGGGATCCGAAAAGTATTGGATGGAGTTACCACCCCGGATGAAGTTCTAAGGGTTACTTAA
- a CDS encoding prepilin-type cleavage/methylation domain-containing protein — protein sequence MARVSFKRKNLRHGFTILEMTLAFALAAGWLLYVLMVVSEGIRLKKVAALQMEATHLAKIKMAQIDSATILQADTSSGDIPGYQDWRFTTIVKEENLDLLKMAGKESGKKPEDLLGGTNSSMNQLIAKRTGNNQGSATGGLIAVFHIYVTIEYPTGGRDNQGIPVKEQYTIETYKARMN from the coding sequence ATGGCACGAGTAAGTTTTAAAAGAAAGAACCTTCGGCATGGTTTTACAATTTTAGAAATGACCTTGGCGTTTGCGCTCGCCGCCGGTTGGCTTCTCTATGTATTGATGGTAGTTTCGGAAGGGATACGTTTAAAAAAAGTAGCCGCATTACAAATGGAAGCTACCCATTTAGCAAAAATTAAAATGGCTCAGATAGATTCTGCCACCATTCTTCAGGCAGACACTAGTTCCGGAGATATTCCAGGCTATCAAGACTGGAGATTCACGACAATCGTCAAAGAAGAGAACTTAGATCTTCTGAAAATGGCCGGAAAAGAAAGCGGTAAAAAACCTGAGGATCTGTTAGGCGGTACAAACTCTAGCATGAACCAACTGATCGCAAAAAGGACAGGCAATAACCAGGGTTCTGCTACAGGCGGACTCATCGCAGTATTTCATATTTATGTAACAATAGAATATCCTACAGGTGGAAGAGACAACCAAGGAATTCCAGTAAAAGAACAATACACGATTGAGACCTATAAAGCGAGAATGAACTGA
- the gspN gene encoding type II secretion system protein GspN has translation MARAKKIEIEEEEEELISNEEEEFLTMELEELPPEEEEDTPRFSLKQKLILIGSGLSSFLLFLILLFPYENIVRQLMNSSSGQPSSVFFNELSVSVLLGKVSVKSMEIMGQTFKIRSKDAQIKAGLFSLLRKKVNGDFEIEELEVDYDGQTLGNIGELEGHLQLDSLSVPASRFGGSFSLKMPEGKFGSFPNLPEIPFVGKIENFFVNKILITSKIDQGMVEFEEFIIDTSVARLDLHGNIRLSDSFSNSQLNLRACFELERNFASAAENQIIVGALDLLEKGGSGKCIPITGSFQRPEFKIPGLNAPAGLPGSPAP, from the coding sequence ATGGCTCGCGCTAAAAAAATAGAAATTGAAGAAGAAGAGGAAGAACTAATCTCCAACGAGGAAGAAGAATTCCTCACGATGGAATTGGAGGAATTACCTCCGGAAGAGGAAGAAGATACTCCTAGATTTTCCCTCAAACAAAAGCTCATATTGATCGGAAGCGGGCTCAGTTCCTTTCTTCTTTTTTTGATCCTATTGTTCCCTTACGAAAATATAGTCCGACAGCTCATGAATTCTTCCTCCGGACAACCAAGCAGTGTATTTTTTAACGAATTATCTGTCTCAGTTCTACTCGGAAAAGTTTCCGTAAAGTCCATGGAGATCATGGGCCAAACATTCAAGATCAGATCTAAAGATGCTCAGATCAAAGCAGGACTTTTTTCTTTATTGAGAAAAAAAGTAAACGGTGATTTCGAGATAGAAGAATTGGAAGTAGACTACGATGGCCAAACTCTAGGAAACATTGGAGAGTTAGAAGGCCACTTGCAGTTGGACTCTTTGTCCGTACCGGCCAGCAGGTTCGGTGGGTCATTCTCTCTTAAAATGCCGGAAGGAAAATTCGGATCTTTTCCGAATCTTCCTGAAATTCCTTTTGTAGGAAAAATAGAAAATTTCTTCGTAAATAAGATACTGATCACCTCTAAAATAGACCAAGGAATGGTAGAGTTCGAAGAATTTATTATAGATACTTCGGTAGCAAGATTGGATCTTCATGGGAACATCCGACTTTCAGATTCATTCTCCAATTCCCAATTGAATTTAAGAGCCTGTTTCGAATTAGAAAGGAATTTTGCCTCTGCTGCAGAAAACCAGATCATTGTTGGTGCATTGGATCTTTTAGAAAAAGGTGGAAGTGGAAAATGTATCCCGATCACCGGAAGTTTCCAAAGACCTGAATTCAAGATCCCTGGTTTGAATGCTCCTGCAGGTTTGCCAGGAAGTCCGGCTCCTTAA